The uncultured Methanolobus sp. sequence GCAAAGATCCGATTCAAAGAGAACAATGATCAAAGAATTTGAGAACTCTGAAATCGATTCCATCATGGATATCTGGTTAAAAACAACTATTGATGCTCATTATTTTATACCGGAATATTACTGGACTGAAAGATACAATGTTGTTAAAGAAGAATATCTGCCGGGTTCCACAACCTTTGTTTACAAAGAACACGGTACAGTCAAAGGATTCATAAGCGTTCTCGATAACTCGTTCATTGGTGCATTGTTTGTTTTAGAAGCACAGCAGAGAAAAGGAATTGGCCGGAAACTGCTGGACTATTGCAAGTCTTTTTATCCGGAAATGGAACTGGCAGTTTATGCAGACAATAAGCCAGCTATTGACTTTTACACAAAAAATGGTTTTGTGATTAAGAAGGAACAAAACAACGAAGATTCCGGCTTTGTAGAATACATCATGTATTTTAATGCTATGCAGGAATAACTTTAGCCGGCATCACAATTATATTGTTTTTCAAGAAAGGCATGACGGCACCACAAAGAACTATATACAATATTGCTAATGATGTTTAGATGGAAGGTTACATTATGAGTGAAAAAATAGGATTTTTAGTTATCGGGCATGGCAGCAAATTACCCTATAACAAGCAGGCAGTTACTGAAATTGCAAACATGATCACGGAGAATCACCCCGAATATGTTGTGAAAGTTGGATTTGTAGAGCACAGTGAACCTAAGGTTAAAGAAGCACTCATGTCCTTTGAAGGCACAGGTGTCACAAAAATATCTGCAACACCTGTATTCCTTGCATCCGGTGTTCACCTTACAGAAGATATTCCGGATTTTCTTGACCTTGATCCTGAAACAAATCAAGGCGAGGTAGAGTTAGACGGAAAGAAGGTCAGGATTGTCTACGCTAAACCCCTTGGCAGTGACCGGCTCATTGCCGATCTTATCTTCAAGAGGGTGCAGGAAGCCCTTTAGGCTGTGTATCAGGACACAGCTCTTTTTTGTTTTTCAAGTAGTGTAAACGCAAGGATTCAGCGTTTCACAGTCTCTTCAAGCGTATCCTCACCTTCCATGTAGATATCTGTCAGTTTCCTGACAGTTTCATCATCAGTATCCCACATACCACGCTGGACTGCTTCTAATAGCCTGCCACTCATCTGCCTTAGTGCATAGGGATTGTTCTCCTCGATCCATTGTTTTGTCTCTTCATCAAAAATGAATTTGTCTGCCAGCGACTGGTACATCCAGTCATCCATCATACCAGTGGTTGCATCCCAGCCAAAGGCATAATCCACGAGAATGGAAAGTTCCTGAGCACCCCGATAGCCATGTTCTTTCAGACCTTCCAGCCACTTCGGATTCAGTACGCGGCTGCGAAAAATAAAACGACCTTCTTCCTCAAGAGTTCTGGTTCCGGGACTTTCAGGATCGGAACTGTCGCCTACAAGGGAAAAAGGGTCTTTGTTCCCAAAGCTTTTGACACAGGAAATCATACCTCCGTGGTATATATAGTCATCATCATTGTCAAGAATGTCAATTTCTCTTGAATTATGGTTTTTCACAGTGACATCAAGCTGGCTGAGACGTGCCCTGAACAGCTCAGGAAGCTTTTCTCCATTAAATTTTCGTCCATAGGCATGGCCTCCCCATGCTAAATACATATTTGCAAGGTCTTCCCCGGAATCCCATTTTGATACTTCAACAAGTTCACCCACACCAGCCCCATATGTACCGGGAGGACAACCAAATATCCGAACCAAGGCCTTTTCACGTGCATGTTCCTCATTCATACCTGCCTTAATAGAGTCCAGCAACTCTCTTTGCAGATGTTTGAGAAGATAGTTTTCTTCTTCTGACTCATCAAGGACAGATATCATATTTACCCCGTCATCGATCAGGTGAACAAGATTCGGGAAAGCATCCCTGAAAAGACCGCTGATGCGCAATGTAACATCCATCCGTGGTCTTCCGAGTTCATTAGCAGGTATTACCTCTATACCGGTAACGATACCACCTCTTGCAGACCATACAGGTCTTAGTCCCATCAGCCATAAGATATAAGCAATATCATCGCCTCCGCTTTTCATTGTATCAGTAGCAAATACCACCACACCTACATTCTCCGGATAGCATCCTTCTTCTTCAATATATTTTTCAACCATCTGGTCTGCAAGTGTCTTTCCAACCTCCCATGCAGCAGGCGTGGGGATGAGTGCCGGATCTATAGAATAGAAATTCTTGCCTGTGGGCAAAAGGTGAGCATTTCCACGGGTGGGTGCACCCGATGGTCCCGGAGGAACATAGCCACAGTCCAGCCCTCTTGTTATATTTTTAAGTTCATCAGTAGTAGATTTCAGAGCAGGAGCAAGGGTCTGGCAAATATATTTCATTGTTTCCGCTACCGGGAAAGACTCCGGAAACATTTGACTGGCAATCTTACAGCAGACATCATATTCATAATCAGCTTCATCTAATTTACAAATAAATTCGTACGCCTTTGAGTCTAGTTCCTCAAGTAAGACTCCTTTCAACGAACCATGTTCAAGATGCATTTCCGAAGCATTTTCCTGTAATTCCCGAATGTCAGAAAATCCCATGTATTCTCCGACCCCTTCCCTTAAAGAAGGCACACTACCATTTTTGAGTCGTGTTAAACTATAAATGAGTTCGGTGAATCGATTATCTGCCGGAACCTTCCCAAAAACATGAAGACCGTCTTTAATCAGGTTATCCTTCACATCACACAGGTATCTGTAAAGCTGTTTAAGGTGCTTTTCCAGTTCTTCAGCCGAAATATCTTCGAGGAGCTTGAGGTCGTTTAACAGGTTATTCTCTTTTACATCCTGGTAAATATCCCCAAGAAGTTGTTTTGTTTTTGTTTCATCTCTTGCATTTTTTGCACTGAAATAATCCTGGAGTTTAATTTCAATTTCCTGAAGTTCACCATAACTGTCAGCACGCATCATTGAAGGAATCAGGTGATCAATTATCGTAGCCCTGCTCCGCCTTTTGGCTTGTGCTCCCTCTCCGGGATTGTCTACTATATACGGATAGAAATGGGGAAGGTCATCAAGTACAATATCCGGGAAACATTCATCAGAGAGCCCAACACCTTTACCCGGTAGCCACTCCAGAGTTCCATGAGTTCCCATGTGGATAATAGCTTGGGCACCAAACTCCTCCTTAAGCCATCGATAATATGCAAGATACTGATGAGGCATCACAAGATCCGTACTCTCATATATCCCCATAGCCTGTTCCAGAAAACCCCTTAGTGGCTGCAGCCCGATGAAAATATTCCCGTTTCTGACCCCCGGTACTATGATCTTATTATCCGCTTCCAGTATTTCGCCGGGAGGAACTCCCCAATCCCTGATCATCTGTTGCTGGCTTTTTTGTGGTATCTTTTCAAACCATTGTCTGTACATTTCATTGTCAACTAATCCTGCGGCTCTTTCCATCATTTCCCTTTCAGAAAGCCATTCGCAGTCATTGCTGACACCTTCAAGAATTTCCCGAACAAGTTCATTGCCTGACTCCGGTATTCTTTCCAAATGATAGCCCAGTTGGTTCAGGCTATGAAGCATGTTCACAACACTTTCCGGAGCATCAAGTCCGTAAGCACCGCCTACGGAATCACTCCTTGGGGGATTCTGGTGCAGCAATATTGCTATTTTTCTCTCTGATGCAGGTGTTTTTTTCAGCAGGCAATATGATCTGGCAATCCTTGCAAGCTTGTTTACTCTTTCAGCAATAGGCTCTTTTTTCCATGAACCGCTGGAAGCATCTGTTGCAGTTGTTGCCATTGGTACCGTTATTATCTGACCATCATACTCAGGCCAGATAACGTTGCTTGAAAGCTCCATAAAATGAAGTCCTTGTGCATCGTTTTTCCAGTCATCATAAGAATGGAATGTTGTCATGGACTGTATCACAGGTACATTCAGTTTATCAAAAAAATTCTCAGGTAAATCACAGTTTCTCCCGTCACCTGGAGATGAAAGAGAAATCTGGGAGAAACCTGTGTTAATAATGAGTAAATTAATCAATGGAACGTCAGATTCAAGGAAAAATTGTTTTATTACTTTACTGATTCCCAGAGCACCGGTAATCCTGTTAGGAGTCGTCTGGAAAAAAACAGGCATCGTATT is a genomic window containing:
- the cfbA gene encoding sirohydrochlorin nickelochelatase, whose amino-acid sequence is MSEKIGFLVIGHGSKLPYNKQAVTEIANMITENHPEYVVKVGFVEHSEPKVKEALMSFEGTGVTKISATPVFLASGVHLTEDIPDFLDLDPETNQGEVELDGKKVRIVYAKPLGSDRLIADLIFKRVQEAL
- a CDS encoding N-acetyltransferase, translating into MIKEFENSEIDSIMDIWLKTTIDAHYFIPEYYWTERYNVVKEEYLPGSTTFVYKEHGTVKGFISVLDNSFIGALFVLEAQQRKGIGRKLLDYCKSFYPEMELAVYADNKPAIDFYTKNGFVIKKEQNNEDSGFVEYIMYFNAMQE
- the cobN gene encoding cobaltochelatase subunit CobN, whose product is MKIVDIGGGTGKDQALIEAVAKINNEGYEAELFPETTENLDYSEKAFVHTLEKVKQADFVILRFHGAIPNFKKFSRLKEVLEIINSPVFLLSEIPEEMQEFRYLFTLPDTKYEQVNRYVRLGGEENARGMVFWAIRNIAGKDVDVPEPVFPRTEGIYHPDYDISVSFEDYRKTLDSEKATVGILFWQGQWLMKDLEPIDLMIRELEKEGMNTMPVFFQTTPNRITGALGISKVIKQFFLESDVPLINLLIINTGFSQISLSSPGDGRNCDLPENFFDKLNVPVIQSMTTFHSYDDWKNDAQGLHFMELSSNVIWPEYDGQIITVPMATTATDASSGSWKKEPIAERVNKLARIARSYCLLKKTPASERKIAILLHQNPPRSDSVGGAYGLDAPESVVNMLHSLNQLGYHLERIPESGNELVREILEGVSNDCEWLSEREMMERAAGLVDNEMYRQWFEKIPQKSQQQMIRDWGVPPGEILEADNKIIVPGVRNGNIFIGLQPLRGFLEQAMGIYESTDLVMPHQYLAYYRWLKEEFGAQAIIHMGTHGTLEWLPGKGVGLSDECFPDIVLDDLPHFYPYIVDNPGEGAQAKRRSRATIIDHLIPSMMRADSYGELQEIEIKLQDYFSAKNARDETKTKQLLGDIYQDVKENNLLNDLKLLEDISAEELEKHLKQLYRYLCDVKDNLIKDGLHVFGKVPADNRFTELIYSLTRLKNGSVPSLREGVGEYMGFSDIRELQENASEMHLEHGSLKGVLLEELDSKAYEFICKLDEADYEYDVCCKIASQMFPESFPVAETMKYICQTLAPALKSTTDELKNITRGLDCGYVPPGPSGAPTRGNAHLLPTGKNFYSIDPALIPTPAAWEVGKTLADQMVEKYIEEEGCYPENVGVVVFATDTMKSGGDDIAYILWLMGLRPVWSARGGIVTGIEVIPANELGRPRMDVTLRISGLFRDAFPNLVHLIDDGVNMISVLDESEEENYLLKHLQRELLDSIKAGMNEEHAREKALVRIFGCPPGTYGAGVGELVEVSKWDSGEDLANMYLAWGGHAYGRKFNGEKLPELFRARLSQLDVTVKNHNSREIDILDNDDDYIYHGGMISCVKSFGNKDPFSLVGDSSDPESPGTRTLEEEGRFIFRSRVLNPKWLEGLKEHGYRGAQELSILVDYAFGWDATTGMMDDWMYQSLADKFIFDEETKQWIEENNPYALRQMSGRLLEAVQRGMWDTDDETVRKLTDIYMEGEDTLEETVKR